The Melanotaenia boesemani isolate fMelBoe1 chromosome 12, fMelBoe1.pri, whole genome shotgun sequence genome contains the following window.
taaagtagtcctaggaataagtaaagtaattctaggaataagtaaagtaatcctaggaatgggtaaagtagtactaggaattagtaaagtaatcctaggaatgaataaagtaatcctaggaataagtaaagtagtcctaggaatgagtaaagtagtcttaggaatgagtaaagtagtcctaggaatgagtaaagtagtcttaggaatgagtaaagtagtcctaggaatgaattgagctatctaggaatgagtaaagtaatcctaggaatgaataaagtaatcctaggaatgagtaaagtaatctaggaatgagtaaagtaatcctaggaataagtaaagtaatcctaggaatgagtaaagtagtactaggaattagtaaagtaatcctaggaataagtaaagtaatcctaggaatgggtaaagtagtactaggaatgagtaaagtagtactaggacttagtaaagtaatcctaggaatgaataaagtaatcctaggaataagtaaagtagtcctaggaattagtaaagtaatcctaggaatgaataaagtaatcctaggaataagtaaagtagtcctaggaataagtaaagtaatcctaggaataagtaaagtaatcctaggaatgggtaaagtagtactaggaattagtaaagtaatcctaggaatgaataaagtaatcctaggaatgaataaagtaatcctaggaataagtaaagtagtcctaggaatgagtaaagtaatcctaggaatgaataaagtaatcctaggaatgagtaaagtaatcctaggaatgaataaagtaatcctaggaataagtaaagtagtcataggaataagtaaagtaatcctaggaataagtaaagtaatcctaggaatgggtaaagtagtactaggaattagtaaagtaatcctaggaatgaataaagtaatcttaggaatgaataaagtaatcctaggaataagtaaagtagtactaggaatgagtaaagtaatcctaggaataagtaaagtaatcctaggaatcagtaaagtagtcctaggcaTGAGTAAATTAATATCTGAGGACGAACTGTGTTACTGTAGAAGGTAAAACGcgaacctgagcaggtttccagatGTTTAATAGAGTtgttacgcaggtaaatatctcaggaagccattggccgatgatgatgatgatggacacctctatcaatggtcagtcAGCagaatccagggatagcccccacattcaccttagaaccaccatgaggatccagaaagaagtaaaGCCCaggatagtctatgataggaagagaaTCTTtcaacctccttcatctccatggaaaccagcaggatctTCATGGTTCATGTCAAAGGCAGAGTCAAAGGagacattagcagagtttttagagctggaatcaaacagcaacagtaagacctggtttctggttctggctgctagctccagagtttctgtcccaccatgatgagacagacatttttgtcatttttaccaCTAGAGGCTAATAATTCTCACAGACTGGACCTCAACGGCAGGTTATCTGAGTAGCTCCGGTTCTGGTGAGGTTCTACAGTCGCACCAGAATCTTGTGAtctaaaaatatgaataatgtGGTTGTAGTGTTTCTCTGCCTGAGTTTTTGGCTCAGTTTACTGACTGGTGGTGTTTTTGTGTTCAGTGATGAAGACTGGAGAAAGTGGACTGACTGTGTTCCGGCTCCTCACCAAGGAGAACCGCTGGAAATGGGTCCAGGCCAACGCCCGGCTGGTGTACAAGAACAGCAAACCGGACTACATCATCGCCACCCAGAGGCCCCTGCTGTAATTTCCTTTTCCTGTGTTGTACAAACTGGATCCTAAATGAGTTTCCATGGCGACACCCCGTTAATAaccctgtttttttatttcagagacGAAGAAGGAGGAGAACACCTGCGGAAGCGCTCCATGCACCTACCCTTTACCTTTGCCACAGGTGAGGCCCTGCTGTACCAGTCCAGTCACCCCATTGCAGGCTTTAAGGATGGAAGTCAGGAGAAACACGGCAGTAAGTCCAAGAAGAGCCGGACCGACAGGGTCGCGCGGGATGATCCGGATGGTCTGGATCCCGGCTCCCTGCTCGGGGCCCTAATGAGTCAGGATGAGTCGGTGTATGTCTGTCAACCAGCCCCGGAGCCCAAAATGTCCTTCCACAGTGTCTTTGGAGACCAGATGGATTCTGTCTCTGAAACCTGCAGGCAACGCAGGAGTTGGGCTGAGCCAGAGAACAGTGTGGTGACCCAGGGCATCACGGAGCCTGGCACCAGCTTCGACCCTCTGTTGGCTACTCTGGACTCGCTGTCTCTGGAGGGGCAGGGGGTTTTGGAAGCCGAGGAGGGAGGCTGTTCAAACGGGGAGTTGTTTGGAGCTCTGGAGGGTCTGGGGCTGAGCGCTGAGGacctggagctgctgctgctggacgaGCGGATGATCCGAGTGGAGATGGACCCTGAGCGTGTGCCCACGTTGGATGATCTACTGACGAATGATGAAATCCTCTCCTACATCTACGACTCTATCGAAGGAAAGACTGACTCTGCAGATCTTGGAGGACAGGTGCCCCCAAGCACTGCTGCAGGGACATCCTCGACAGCATTGCTGCCCGAAAACAACCTCAAATCTGATGCTAACATCCAGATGGGGTTTCCTCCTCTGATGGGCGAGACTCCCATTGTGCAGCTGTCGCAGCAGATGCAGCAGCACCTCAACATGCAGGCGGGTAAGGTGACGTGCGACTGGGCCCAACGCGGTGACCATGTGACTAACACGATGGTAAACGGAGAACTGATGGGAAAACAGCTGCCCAACGGACAGTGGACACCCCAAGACATTTTAACCACTGCAGGGATACAACTGGAACACTTGAACATGCAGCAGACTGCAGGCgagcttcatcatcatcaccatcagctGTCCCAGCAGTGCCACAACAAACAGACGGCAGCCAACCTCAACATGCCATGTACCGTCTCCAGCTCGGAGCAGTCTGCAGGAAAAACCTGCTGGCAGGAGTTTGGATTCAGTGAGAGTCCCTGCCTCAATAACGGCCAAAAACCGCTCACTAACACACTTCCGGAGTCATGCACGGATTACAGCATGCCTGACATTCACAATGTGGATTACACTGTCACTGGAAACAGTTTGTTTGCGAGAATTGGACATCAGCAGGCGAGCGAGTCCGCTATGTCATCTTTCCAGGAGATGAACCACaagctgcagcaggagcagaTGCCGGCCCCTTTAGCTCAGGTCATCTCCAGCCTGTCTCAGTGTCCTCCCCCCAACACATCTCTGGAGCAGATCCTTGGAGTGGGCAAGTCCTGTCGGCAGCTGGACCCGTACGGCATGGTGACGTCTGAGATCTGCCACGACCCCGGCCACAGTAAGGTGAGAGAcat
Protein-coding sequences here:
- the ahr1b gene encoding aryl hydrocarbon receptor 1b isoform X2, translating into MYAGRKRRKPVQRAAKQPPAEGAKSNPSKRHRDRLNGELERLASLLPFPEDVTASLDKLSILRLSVSYLRAKNFFSVALNSRNGASAAGAKDDDDKVGPAESRIPEGELLLQALNGFVLVITASGTIFYSSHTIQDYLGFHQTDVMHQTVYELVHTEDQQELRRNLHWALNPPSAASGVTQDSLQETEPESSSPLVTYNPEQLPPENSSFLERSFVCRFRCLLDNSSGFLALNIHGRLKFLHGQNQRQENGGKAPPQLALFAIATPLQPPSILEIRTKNMIFRTKHKLDFTPLACDAKGKIVLGYTEAELRVRGTGYQFIHAADMLYCAENHVRMMKTGESGLTVFRLLTKENRWKWVQANARLVYKNSKPDYIIATQRPLLDEEGGEHLRKRSMHLPFTFATGEALLYQSSHPIAGFKDGSQEKHGSKSKKSRTDRVARDDPDGLDPGSLLGALMSQDESVYVCQPAPEPKMSFHSVFGDQMDSVSETCRQRRSWAEPENSVVTQGITEPGTSFDPLLATLDSLSLEGQGVLEAEEGGCSNGELFGALEGLGLSAEDLELLLLDERMIRVEMDPERVPTLDDLLTNDEILSYIYDSIEGKTDSADLGGQVPPSTAAGTSSTALLPENNLKSDANIQMGFPPLMGETPIVQLSQQMQQHLNMQAGKVTCDWAQRGDHVTNTMVNGELMGKQLPNGQWTPQDILTTAGIQLEHLNMQQTAGELHHHHHQLSQQCHNKQTAANLNMPCTVSSSEQSAGKTCWQEFGFSESPCLNNGQKPLTNTLPESCTDYSMPDIHNVDYTVTGNSLFARIGHQQASESAMSSFQEMNHKLQQEQMPAPLAQVISSLSQCPPPNTSLEQILGVGKSCRQLDPYGMVTSEICHDPGHSKMENGCILNSSYPGSCALPNGNGPAPPVVQMPGPEPLPGLPDPPATGFYL
- the ahr1b gene encoding aryl hydrocarbon receptor 1b isoform X1, yielding MYAGRKRRKPVQRAAKQPPAEGAKSNPSKRHRDRLNGELERLASLLPFPEDVTASLDKLSILRLSVSYLRAKNFFSVALNSRNGASAAGAKDDDDKVGPAESRIPEGELLLQALNGFVLVITASGTIFYSSHTIQDYLGFHQTDVMHQTVYELVHTEDQQELRRNLHWALNPPSAASGVTQDSLQGVVAAETEPESSSPLVTYNPEQLPPENSSFLERSFVCRFRCLLDNSSGFLALNIHGRLKFLHGQNQRQENGGKAPPQLALFAIATPLQPPSILEIRTKNMIFRTKHKLDFTPLACDAKGKIVLGYTEAELRVRGTGYQFIHAADMLYCAENHVRMMKTGESGLTVFRLLTKENRWKWVQANARLVYKNSKPDYIIATQRPLLDEEGGEHLRKRSMHLPFTFATGEALLYQSSHPIAGFKDGSQEKHGSKSKKSRTDRVARDDPDGLDPGSLLGALMSQDESVYVCQPAPEPKMSFHSVFGDQMDSVSETCRQRRSWAEPENSVVTQGITEPGTSFDPLLATLDSLSLEGQGVLEAEEGGCSNGELFGALEGLGLSAEDLELLLLDERMIRVEMDPERVPTLDDLLTNDEILSYIYDSIEGKTDSADLGGQVPPSTAAGTSSTALLPENNLKSDANIQMGFPPLMGETPIVQLSQQMQQHLNMQAGKVTCDWAQRGDHVTNTMVNGELMGKQLPNGQWTPQDILTTAGIQLEHLNMQQTAGELHHHHHQLSQQCHNKQTAANLNMPCTVSSSEQSAGKTCWQEFGFSESPCLNNGQKPLTNTLPESCTDYSMPDIHNVDYTVTGNSLFARIGHQQASESAMSSFQEMNHKLQQEQMPAPLAQVISSLSQCPPPNTSLEQILGVGKSCRQLDPYGMVTSEICHDPGHSKMENGCILNSSYPGSCALPNGNGPAPPVVQMPGPEPLPGLPDPPATGFYL